Proteins encoded within one genomic window of Canis lupus familiaris isolate Mischka breed German Shepherd chromosome 12, alternate assembly UU_Cfam_GSD_1.0, whole genome shotgun sequence:
- the MAPK13 gene encoding mitogen-activated protein kinase 13, producing MSFTRKKGFYRQDVNKTAWELPKTYVSPTHVGSGAYGAVCCAIDKRSGEKVAIKKLSRPFQSEIFAKRAYRELQLLKHMQHENVIGLLDVFTPASSLRSFHDFYLVMPFMQTDLQKIVGMEFSEDKIQYLVYQMLKGLKYIHSAGVVHRDLKPGNLAVNEDCELKILDFGLARHADAEMTGYVVTRWYRAPEVILSWMHYNQTVDIWSVGCIMAEMLTGKTLFKGKDYLDQLSQILKVTGVPGAEFVQKLNDKAAKSYIQALPQSPKKDFSQLFPCASPQATDLLEKMLELDVDKRLTASQALAHPFFEPFRDPEEETEASQPFNDSLEHEKLTVDEWKQHIYKEIVNFSPIARKDSRRRSGMKLQ from the exons ATGAGCTTCACCCGGAAAAAGGGCTTCTACAGGCAGGACGTCAACAAGACCGCCTGGGAGCTGCCCAAGACCTACGTGTCGCCGACGCACGTGGGCAGCGGGGCCTACGGCGCCGTGTG CTGTGCCATCGACAAGCGGTcaggggagaaggtggccatcaaGAAGCTGAGCCGGCCCTTCCAGTCTGAGATCTTTGCCAAACGTGCCTACCGAGAGCTGCAGCTGCTGAAGCACATGCAGCATGAAAAC GTCATCGGGCTCCTGGATGTCTtcaccccagcctcctccctgcgCAGCTTCCATGACTT CTACCTGGTGATGCCCTTCATGCAGACAGACCTGCAGAAGATCGTGGGGATGGAGTTCAGTGAAGACAAGATCCAGTACCTGGTGTATCAGATGCTCAAGGGTCTCAAG tacaTCCACTCAGCTGGGGTCGTCCACAGG GACCTGAAGCCGGGCAACCTGGCCGTGAACGAGGACTGCGAGCTGAAG ATCTTGGATTTTGGGCTGGCCCGGCATGCGGATGCTGAAATGACCGGCTATGTGGTGACCCGCTGGTACCGGGCCCCCGAGGTGATCCTCAGCTGGATGCACTACAACCAGACTG tGGACATCTGGTCTGTGGGCTGCATCATGGCAGAGATGCTGACAGGGAAAACTCTGTTCAAGGGGAAAGATT ACCTGGACCAGCTGTCCCAGATCCTCAAAGTGACCGGGGTCCCGGGTGCAGAATTTGTGCAGAAGTTGAACGACAAAGCA GCCAAATCCTATATCCAGGCCCTGCCACAGAGCCCCAAGAAGGATTTTTCTCAGCTCTTCCCGTGCGCCAGCCCCCAGG CTACAGACCTGCTGGAGAAGATGCTGGAGCTGGATGTGGACAAGCGCCTGACGGCCTCACAGGCCCTCGCCCACCCTTTCTTTGAACCCTTCCGAGACcctgaggaggagacagaggcctCGCAGCCCTTTAATGATTCCTTAGAACATGAGAAACTCACGGTGGATGAATGGAAGC AGCACATCTACAAGGAGATCGTGAACTTCAGCCCCATTGCCCGGAAGGACTCACGGCGCCGGAGCGGCATGAAGCTGCAGTGA